A window from Candidatus Abyssobacteria bacterium SURF_5 encodes these proteins:
- a CDS encoding glycosyltransferase, whose translation MNVATVIFFLFLFYIGFLFFGYRFLMRYLVRNRKIQRVQQEPPVTIVVPAFNEERNIARKIKDLRALVYPSEKLQIIIVDNASTDRTHSIASTYPVEVFQSPRGKVNAINTGIRQAASDIVVVTDADTLLKPDAIKSLVTCFSHDLIGAVGGKAIVEDTRSFFGRSKMKYHAADWELRTLEGRLDSCISLDGKLMAFRKGVLPALPPDVVVDDLEITFRLRSQGFRSVIDDQSIVYETGPQTLRAEIRQIRRRVALTIPVLFNYIHMLFNPRYGGFGLLIFPIRRMFAVFSPLIFLYVVSFVFWWDWKLAVAGGIISLPAIILTGQYFPLIQQMGIVLGWYDVLTARVRASAQWEKVN comes from the coding sequence ATGAATGTGGCAACCGTCATTTTCTTTTTGTTCCTCTTCTATATAGGCTTTCTGTTTTTCGGTTACCGCTTCCTGATGAGATATCTCGTGCGCAACAGGAAAATCCAGAGGGTGCAACAGGAGCCTCCGGTCACAATCGTGGTGCCGGCATTCAATGAAGAAAGGAACATCGCGCGGAAGATCAAGGACCTTCGCGCCCTCGTTTATCCGTCCGAAAAGCTTCAGATCATAATTGTGGACAACGCCTCCACGGATCGGACGCATTCGATAGCGTCGACATATCCCGTCGAGGTGTTTCAATCGCCGCGCGGAAAAGTTAATGCAATTAATACCGGCATCAGGCAAGCCGCTTCCGACATCGTTGTCGTCACCGATGCCGATACCCTGCTCAAGCCGGATGCGATCAAATCGCTGGTCACCTGCTTTTCGCACGACCTCATTGGCGCCGTTGGAGGAAAGGCCATCGTGGAAGATACCCGCTCTTTCTTCGGACGGAGCAAGATGAAATATCATGCCGCCGATTGGGAGCTGCGCACGCTCGAGGGGAGGCTTGATTCCTGCATCAGTTTGGACGGCAAGCTGATGGCTTTTCGAAAGGGCGTTCTGCCCGCCCTGCCGCCGGACGTTGTGGTCGACGACCTCGAGATAACCTTCCGGCTGCGCTCGCAGGGGTTCCGTTCCGTCATCGACGATCAATCGATCGTATACGAGACCGGTCCTCAAACGCTTCGAGCGGAGATAAGACAGATTCGCCGGCGAGTGGCGCTCACCATTCCGGTTCTTTTCAATTACATTCACATGCTGTTCAATCCCCGCTACGGCGGTTTCGGGCTGCTCATCTTTCCTATTCGCCGGATGTTTGCGGTCTTCTCTCCGCTGATTTTTCTCTACGTCGTCTCCTTTGTTTTCTGGTGGGATTGGAAGCTGGCGGTTGCGGGCGGCATAATTTCGTTACCCGCGATCATTCTTACGGGTCAATATTTTCCGCTTATCCAGCAGATGGGAATCGTCCTCGGCTGGTACGACGTGCTGACGGCCAGGGTACGGGCATCCGCACAATGGGAGAAGGTGAATTAA
- a CDS encoding radical SAM protein yields the protein MSALHDYITLIQKRELFQVIYHVTRRCNARCRSCFSWKRTLTDDPELNLIELEKIIHSMPPFPWLLLSGGEPFLREDLPETVSLFYRNSDIRHITLPTNALLPERIESMIKKICSTASEATVNLVLSIDGIGAEHDRMRGTPNNFDSLMETWGRVSPLRDELPNLSIKFHTVLSSDNYLHFDEIRDHVKKLRPDLHTFDFIRGKPADASLALPPDEELVPLIRKIKEVLRFYGGFERLRKHHSLMKSVYDIIMQGYYDEFLRIRRERRQVIPCVADSMTLVLGASGEASLCEMLEPFGLFREFDYDYGRLCASKASKEARQRVSSGKCYCYHSCYQTLNVLFRPASVVRTLARRVAAG from the coding sequence ATGAGCGCTTTGCACGATTATATCACGCTGATTCAGAAGCGCGAATTATTTCAAGTTATCTACCACGTCACGCGCCGATGTAATGCCCGCTGCCGCTCATGCTTCAGTTGGAAGAGGACCCTTACCGACGATCCGGAATTGAACCTGATTGAGCTGGAGAAAATAATCCATTCGATGCCCCCCTTTCCGTGGCTTCTGCTTTCGGGCGGCGAGCCGTTCCTGAGGGAAGACCTTCCGGAAACGGTTTCGCTGTTCTATCGAAACAGCGACATTCGACACATCACGCTTCCGACAAACGCGCTGTTGCCCGAGAGAATCGAGTCGATGATCAAGAAAATCTGTTCTACCGCGAGCGAGGCGACGGTCAACCTCGTCCTCTCGATCGATGGCATCGGCGCCGAGCACGACCGCATGCGCGGGACCCCGAATAATTTCGATTCATTGATGGAGACGTGGGGGCGCGTTTCTCCGCTGCGAGACGAGTTGCCGAACCTGTCAATCAAATTCCATACGGTGCTCAGTTCCGACAATTATCTGCATTTTGATGAAATCCGCGACCACGTCAAGAAGCTGCGGCCCGACCTGCACACTTTCGATTTCATCCGCGGCAAACCTGCGGACGCATCGCTCGCCCTTCCGCCCGATGAGGAATTGGTTCCGCTCATCCGGAAAATCAAAGAGGTCTTGCGATTTTACGGCGGCTTCGAGCGCCTGCGCAAGCACCACTCCCTGATGAAATCGGTCTACGACATTATCATGCAGGGATACTATGACGAGTTCCTGCGCATCCGCCGGGAGAGGCGGCAGGTGATTCCCTGTGTCGCCGACTCGATGACGCTCGTGCTCGGAGCGTCGGGCGAGGCGTCGCTGTGCGAAATGCTCGAGCCCTTCGGCTTATTCCGCGAGTTCGACTATGACTATGGCCGGCTCTGCGCGAGCAAAGCCTCGAAAGAGGCGCGGCAGCGGGTTTCCAGCGGAAAATGCTACTGTTATCATTCATGCTATCAAACGCTGAATGTGCTGTTTCGACCTGCGAGCGTAGTCCGGACGCTGGCCCGGCGCGTGGCGGCCGGTTGA
- a CDS encoding polyprenol monophosphomannose synthase has product MNSPANSNKALVVIPTLNERENIEKLLPAVLEMGEEYHILIVDDKSSDGTGELADQFALETGRVHVLHRPARMGLGSAYIDGFKYALKSTDAQYVFEMDADFSHDPKYLPDFLEVIREADLVVGSRYLKGISIVNWPLNRLIISKIGNWYARTITGLPLTDVTAGYKCFRRSLLEQIDLDSFHSNGYSFQIEMSYKAWKKGFRVKEVPIVFVDRTIGESKITYGIVWEAIWRVWALKFKYMVDNR; this is encoded by the coding sequence ATGAACAGCCCGGCAAACTCGAATAAGGCACTCGTCGTCATACCAACTCTCAACGAGCGCGAGAACATCGAGAAGCTGCTTCCGGCGGTACTCGAGATGGGCGAAGAGTACCATATCCTCATCGTAGATGACAAATCATCCGATGGAACCGGCGAGCTTGCCGACCAATTCGCGCTCGAGACCGGCCGGGTGCATGTGCTCCACCGTCCGGCGAGAATGGGACTCGGTTCAGCTTATATCGACGGCTTCAAATATGCCCTGAAAAGTACAGACGCCCAGTACGTTTTTGAGATGGATGCCGATTTCTCGCACGACCCGAAGTACCTCCCGGATTTTCTCGAGGTTATCCGTGAAGCCGATCTGGTGGTAGGCTCCCGTTACCTGAAAGGGATCAGCATTGTTAACTGGCCGCTGAACAGGCTTATCATCAGCAAAATCGGAAACTGGTACGCGCGCACCATTACGGGCCTTCCCCTCACGGATGTGACCGCCGGCTACAAATGTTTCCGCCGCTCACTGCTCGAGCAAATCGATCTGGACAGCTTCCATTCCAACGGATATTCCTTCCAAATCGAGATGAGCTACAAAGCCTGGAAGAAAGGGTTTCGCGTGAAAGAGGTCCCGATCGTGTTCGTGGATCGAACGATCGGCGAGTCGAAGATCACCTACGGCATCGTTTGGGAAGCGATTTGGCGGGTGTGGGCGCTGAAATTCAAGTACATGGTGGACAACAGATGA
- a CDS encoding glycosyltransferase family 1 protein, whose product MSARSPGEMWYNGTNPALRSTFYMSYRILVINWRDIRNPDMGGAEVNFQEIFKRLVRREHRVTLLCSRHNRSFPEEEQIDGIRIVRRGNRYTFNYTVPVVYMREFKNSVDIVVEDCSKIPFYTPLYVRQPLFVMVHHLHGTSIYGDTLLPAALYVHFTEFLIPFFYRGVPFVAVSESTKNELVQKGLKAEDVEVVYNGVDHLNYTPDESVRSKSPLVVCVTRLKKYKGVHLLLHAMKKVLEEVPNARLVIAGSGNYEPELHRMVRRLGLNGCVEFAGFLANDQKMDLYRRAQVVVNPSAKEGWGLTVTEANACATPVVAAAVPGLVESVLDGETGFLYPHSDTEAMAKHIVRLLKDERLRKQLGMRSLEWSREFTWDRAVEKIEMTIERAATNRKERKKATG is encoded by the coding sequence ATGTCGGCCCGATCGCCCGGCGAGATGTGGTATAATGGTACTAATCCGGCTCTAAGATCAACTTTCTATATGAGTTACAGAATCCTTGTCATCAATTGGAGAGACATCAGGAATCCCGATATGGGCGGGGCAGAGGTGAATTTCCAGGAGATTTTCAAACGGCTTGTGCGCCGGGAACACCGGGTAACTCTCTTGTGCAGCCGCCACAACAGATCTTTCCCGGAAGAGGAGCAAATTGACGGGATTCGGATAGTGAGGCGCGGCAATCGGTATACATTCAATTATACGGTTCCAGTCGTATATATGCGCGAATTCAAGAACTCCGTCGATATCGTGGTGGAGGACTGCAGCAAGATTCCCTTTTACACTCCATTGTACGTCCGCCAGCCGCTCTTCGTGATGGTACACCATCTTCATGGAACGTCGATCTATGGCGATACGCTTCTTCCGGCTGCGCTCTACGTGCACTTTACGGAATTCCTTATTCCCTTTTTTTATAGAGGCGTCCCCTTTGTCGCCGTCAGCGAGAGCACAAAAAACGAGCTCGTTCAAAAAGGATTGAAGGCTGAAGACGTAGAGGTGGTTTACAACGGCGTCGATCATTTGAATTACACGCCCGACGAGTCCGTGCGATCCAAATCGCCGCTCGTTGTTTGCGTCACCAGACTCAAAAAATACAAGGGCGTGCATCTGCTTCTCCATGCGATGAAAAAGGTGCTGGAAGAGGTCCCTAATGCAAGACTGGTGATCGCCGGCAGCGGAAACTACGAGCCTGAACTGCATCGCATGGTTCGGCGCCTCGGCCTCAACGGCTGCGTCGAGTTCGCCGGATTCCTCGCGAACGATCAGAAAATGGACCTGTACCGCCGGGCGCAGGTCGTGGTGAATCCTTCGGCGAAGGAAGGATGGGGACTTACCGTGACGGAAGCGAATGCATGCGCGACACCGGTTGTTGCCGCGGCAGTGCCCGGATTGGTCGAGTCGGTCCTCGATGGAGAAACGGGATTCCTCTACCCCCATTCCGATACGGAAGCCATGGCGAAACACATAGTTCGCCTGCTGAAGGACGAGAGGCTGCGAAAGCAACTGGGGATGCGGAGCCTGGAGTGGTCCAGAGAATTTACGTGGGATAGAGCGGTCGAGAAGATCGAAATGACAATTGAGCGCGCGGCAACGAACCGAAAAGAGAGGAAAAAGGCAACCGGATGA
- a CDS encoding methyltransferase domain-containing protein has product MKLNIGCGSLATETHVNLDIVPYEGVDVIADLNHTPFPFKDDSFDEVVCNHVLAHLNSFHKTVMEIIRITRDGGTLRVFASYFPSSKWFGDPDHKIPFGWRTFDGYTKIVGRPKIYEKWKLVRNSTNYGAGFPLVMEKRWFVFSSFRVLKWIGFFINLFPSIYDMFFCHWLPASEVCFILRVDKKRLDVGPIARRDVV; this is encoded by the coding sequence ATGAAATTAAACATTGGGTGTGGGAGCCTGGCGACTGAAACCCACGTGAACCTCGATATCGTGCCGTACGAGGGTGTGGATGTTATCGCCGATCTCAACCATACGCCGTTCCCGTTCAAGGATGATTCCTTTGACGAGGTTGTCTGCAACCACGTGCTCGCCCACTTGAACAGCTTTCACAAGACCGTCATGGAGATAATCAGGATTACGCGGGACGGCGGCACTCTGCGTGTTTTTGCCAGCTATTTTCCTTCTTCCAAATGGTTTGGCGATCCGGACCATAAAATCCCGTTCGGATGGAGAACGTTTGACGGATACACCAAGATCGTAGGAAGACCCAAAATATATGAAAAATGGAAACTGGTGCGCAATTCCACCAATTACGGCGCAGGATTTCCGCTGGTAATGGAAAAACGCTGGTTTGTATTTTCCAGCTTCAGAGTGCTCAAGTGGATCGGCTTTTTCATCAATCTCTTTCCTTCAATCTACGACATGTTCTTTTGCCACTGGCTGCCGGCGAGCGAAGTCTGTTTCATCCTCCGGGTCGATAAGAAGAGGCTCGATGTCGGCCCGATCGCCCGGCGAGATGTGGTATAA
- a CDS encoding glycosyltransferase: MNGRLSQMDIAIVKHTYTPTGGAEQELLRYVLPKAKSVTYISHPFRDARDVPLNTQISMFENGELRKEISAPLFRGPFPLMAMKDIIFTVWYLKKMRRRIHLYFGVDNLNAFSGIVLRRLGVVDRVVYYVIDYAPDRFRRPFMQSLYRRLDRWCCYDADAVWNVSAAMEDARKAHGFDSGRSAPQIEVPLGNWYDESPKTSPNGSDNGLIVFLGTLAREQGLNLVIEALPKIRKRIPNARLRVIGSGPEMEPLKSLAHEMRVADSVEFLGFIQDGAKAAALLAEGAVAVAPYLYGDNIFKRFADPGKVKLYLAAGLPVVISRVPPVAELIERSGAGIAVEPAVNEIGSALENLLLSPGKISAMRENALELGKKFDWIGIFDRAFGRTFECWVVQNN, translated from the coding sequence ATGAACGGCCGGTTGTCGCAAATGGACATAGCGATTGTGAAGCATACCTACACTCCCACAGGCGGAGCGGAACAGGAACTGCTGCGATATGTGCTCCCAAAAGCGAAGTCAGTAACGTACATCAGCCACCCATTCAGAGATGCGCGCGACGTGCCTCTGAATACACAAATCTCGATGTTTGAGAACGGCGAACTCAGGAAAGAGATTTCCGCACCTCTTTTCAGAGGCCCGTTCCCGCTCATGGCAATGAAGGATATCATATTCACCGTCTGGTACCTGAAAAAGATGCGCCGTCGAATTCATCTCTACTTCGGCGTGGATAATTTGAACGCCTTCTCCGGAATTGTGCTCAGGCGGCTCGGAGTCGTCGATCGCGTAGTCTATTACGTGATCGATTATGCCCCCGACAGGTTTCGCCGCCCGTTCATGCAGTCGCTGTATCGCAGGCTGGACCGCTGGTGCTGCTATGATGCTGACGCAGTCTGGAACGTTTCAGCCGCGATGGAGGACGCGCGGAAAGCACATGGCTTTGATTCCGGGCGGTCCGCTCCCCAAATCGAGGTTCCGCTTGGCAACTGGTATGATGAATCGCCCAAAACGTCTCCAAACGGGAGCGACAACGGCCTCATCGTATTTCTCGGGACCCTGGCGCGAGAGCAAGGCCTGAACCTGGTGATTGAGGCGCTGCCGAAAATAAGAAAACGCATTCCGAACGCCAGATTAAGGGTGATCGGAAGCGGACCGGAAATGGAACCGCTTAAATCGCTGGCGCATGAAATGCGCGTTGCCGATTCGGTCGAGTTCCTGGGTTTCATTCAAGACGGCGCAAAGGCGGCCGCTCTGCTTGCGGAAGGCGCCGTAGCCGTTGCCCCTTATCTTTATGGAGATAACATATTCAAGCGCTTCGCCGATCCGGGCAAGGTAAAGCTGTACCTCGCGGCGGGACTGCCGGTCGTAATCTCGCGCGTTCCGCCCGTGGCCGAACTGATCGAGAGGAGCGGCGCCGGAATCGCAGTCGAACCCGCCGTGAACGAAATAGGATCGGCTTTGGAAAATCTTTTGTTATCGCCCGGAAAAATTTCCGCGATGCGCGAAAACGCGCTCGAGCTCGGCAAGAAATTCGATTGGATCGGCATCTTCGACAGAGCGTTCGGGCGCACGTTCGAGTGCTGGGTCGTTCAAAATAATTGA
- a CDS encoding radical SAM protein codes for MRIEVTESHNAINYNKMTAKTLLINPSPHVAANPPLGLLYIAAALEKAQAPVKVHDLGFDPGRVELRRLLRDWNPELIGITCTTPLFPHAKEIAAFAKSLVPESWIVLGGIHPSVVPRQAIEGCSADMVAIGEGEHVMPLLAQAYPVRKAAAETPGILIRTNGEIAIGPPPVRIVNLDELPMPARHLVDIQRYFAASGHDRIKWSLPQPSLPLIASRGCPYRCAFCASELVHGKQIRLRTVDNIRAELESLINAYGIRGAYFYDDTLTFNLDWFTQLCAMLKELRLKWICGTRLDRVSRPVLEMMRDSGCVLISYGIESGDQEMLSKVLKKGLKLEIIRENMKLTREIGIATVANYILGFPGETEESMKKTLAFSRELDSDIAEFSIYMPLPGTELAARAEQRGKAVEQDLSRFDYMRPTYTDTSLPPELVRRYHRRAVRQFYLRPRYLLRRLLRVRRWADVRANLSGLRSFASIWRRSSRR; via the coding sequence ATGAGGATTGAGGTCACAGAATCTCATAATGCAATTAATTATAATAAAATGACTGCAAAGACGCTCCTGATAAACCCGAGCCCACACGTCGCGGCGAATCCCCCGCTGGGACTGCTGTATATAGCGGCGGCTCTCGAGAAGGCGCAGGCGCCGGTAAAAGTACATGATCTGGGCTTTGACCCCGGCCGAGTGGAACTTCGCCGCCTGTTGCGGGACTGGAATCCGGAGCTGATCGGCATAACCTGCACTACGCCCTTATTTCCGCATGCGAAGGAAATAGCGGCATTCGCGAAATCTCTTGTGCCGGAAAGCTGGATAGTCCTCGGCGGAATACATCCCTCAGTCGTTCCGCGACAAGCGATCGAGGGCTGCTCAGCCGATATGGTCGCAATCGGAGAGGGCGAACACGTGATGCCATTACTTGCTCAAGCTTATCCTGTGCGCAAGGCAGCAGCCGAAACACCGGGCATCCTGATCAGGACAAACGGCGAGATCGCAATCGGTCCGCCGCCTGTCCGAATCGTGAATCTTGACGAGTTGCCGATGCCGGCACGGCACCTGGTTGATATCCAGCGGTATTTCGCCGCCTCCGGACACGACCGCATCAAATGGTCGCTTCCGCAGCCGTCTTTACCGTTGATTGCCTCGCGCGGATGTCCCTACCGCTGCGCGTTCTGCGCATCTGAACTTGTTCACGGCAAGCAGATCAGGCTGCGAACGGTCGATAATATTCGCGCCGAACTGGAGTCTCTGATTAATGCGTACGGCATCCGGGGGGCGTATTTTTACGACGATACGCTGACGTTCAATCTTGATTGGTTCACGCAACTGTGCGCGATGTTAAAGGAACTGCGTCTCAAATGGATTTGCGGGACCCGGCTGGATAGGGTCTCCCGCCCTGTTCTTGAGATGATGCGCGACTCCGGCTGCGTTTTGATCTCCTACGGAATTGAATCGGGCGATCAAGAGATGCTGAGCAAGGTGCTCAAAAAGGGATTGAAACTCGAGATCATACGGGAAAACATGAAGTTGACCAGGGAAATCGGCATCGCGACGGTCGCAAATTACATCCTTGGTTTCCCGGGCGAAACCGAGGAAAGCATGAAGAAAACTCTTGCCTTCTCGCGGGAGCTCGACTCAGATATCGCGGAATTTTCCATTTACATGCCGCTGCCGGGCACGGAACTGGCCGCGCGGGCGGAGCAGAGAGGGAAAGCCGTCGAGCAGGATTTGTCGCGTTTCGATTATATGCGGCCGACATATACGGATACCTCGCTCCCTCCTGAATTAGTCAGGCGGTATCATCGAAGGGCGGTTCGGCAATTCTATCTGCGCCCCCGCTATCTACTTCGGCGTTTATTGAGGGTTCGAAGGTGGGCCGACGTCAGGGCGAACCTGTCAGGCCTGCGATCTTTCGCAAGCATCTGGCGCCGCTCATCCCGCCGTTGA
- a CDS encoding glycosyltransferase: MYAPFVSVIIPTYNSCRSLTACLASIRMQRYPRERVEIILVDAGSHDGTLEIASSFKVDKILQNPLKTGEAGKAVGIDAASGEIVALIDSDNILDSEDWLEKMAIPFQDDEIFCSESYALTYRLSDSIIDRYCALIGMNDPIHLFLGNYDRFNTLTGKWTGLPLEMHDREDYYEVLLTENCIPTMGANGCLIRKKAIQEVDYRPYYFDIDIIHQLVHKGRRKAAFVKKGVVHLYCPNLKTFVRKQKRRISDFLYYKQLGRRTYPHQQYFWGYLKFIVSTLLLFPLLAQALLGYSRKRDLAWFIHPVVCWVTLMTYGLATIRSLFLAQELDRSNWSQ, translated from the coding sequence GTGTACGCGCCCTTCGTCAGCGTCATTATTCCCACCTACAATTCTTGCCGGTCACTCACCGCTTGCCTCGCCAGTATCAGGATGCAGCGCTATCCCCGTGAAAGAGTGGAAATTATCCTTGTCGATGCCGGCTCGCATGATGGCACGCTCGAAATCGCGTCTTCCTTCAAGGTCGACAAAATCCTTCAGAATCCCCTGAAAACGGGGGAGGCCGGCAAAGCAGTCGGCATCGATGCGGCTTCGGGCGAAATCGTGGCTTTGATCGATAGCGATAACATTCTCGATAGCGAGGATTGGCTGGAAAAGATGGCGATCCCCTTTCAAGATGATGAGATTTTCTGTTCGGAAAGCTACGCGCTCACATACCGGCTCTCAGATTCGATCATCGACCGCTACTGCGCGTTAATCGGAATGAACGACCCAATCCACCTTTTCCTCGGCAACTACGACCGGTTCAATACGTTGACCGGTAAATGGACGGGGTTGCCGCTCGAAATGCACGATCGGGAGGATTACTACGAGGTCCTCCTGACCGAGAATTGCATTCCGACAATGGGAGCCAATGGGTGCCTGATCCGGAAAAAAGCGATCCAGGAAGTTGATTACCGCCCCTATTATTTCGATATCGACATCATCCATCAACTTGTTCACAAAGGCCGGCGAAAAGCTGCATTTGTCAAGAAGGGGGTTGTCCATCTGTACTGTCCGAACCTCAAGACTTTTGTTCGGAAGCAAAAGCGGCGCATTTCGGATTTCCTTTACTATAAACAGCTCGGGCGCCGAACGTATCCGCATCAACAGTACTTCTGGGGCTACCTGAAATTCATTGTGAGCACACTTCTTCTTTTTCCCCTGCTGGCTCAGGCGCTTCTCGGATATTCTCGCAAAAGAGATTTGGCGTGGTTCATTCATCCGGTTGTCTGTTGGGTCACTCTGATGACGTACGGTCTTGCGACGATCCGGTCGCTCTTCCTGGCACAAGAACTCGATCGCTCCAACTGGAGTCAATGA
- a CDS encoding glycosyltransferase yields the protein MTDTDMRVRLFHQPQEEGPPVPKVSVIIALHTCSERFLKDFGHFRNLEYPNFEILIIVDEPNLNEATNPRVGNLKRLRKEGLVSIISTGKQITGPGEKRDIGIKNAAGEICAFIDDDAYPRPDWLRSAVPYLDKPEIAAVGGPGVTPPEDGLLAQASGAVYSSPMGSGQALYRFIQRKAREVDDFPAFNLLVRTDILRKIGGFSSTFYGGEDTKMCLEIIRLGKKILYRPEVVVFHHRRSLFFDHLKQIANVGLHRGYFAKTYPETSRRMFYFLPSIVVTILFFGSILSVFSNVVAAILVISLLCYFGFALVSLLPASRLDVALLGAIGVMLTHFVYGITFIRGLMLKHLDS from the coding sequence ATGACAGATACTGATATGCGTGTCCGGCTGTTTCATCAGCCGCAGGAGGAGGGTCCGCCCGTTCCGAAGGTAAGCGTGATCATAGCGCTTCACACGTGCAGCGAGAGATTCCTGAAAGACTTCGGCCATTTCCGCAATCTGGAATATCCGAATTTCGAGATTCTGATCATAGTTGACGAGCCGAACCTCAATGAGGCGACAAATCCGCGGGTCGGCAATTTGAAGCGCCTAAGGAAGGAAGGGCTGGTTTCGATCATTTCGACCGGCAAACAGATTACTGGTCCGGGTGAAAAAAGGGATATCGGCATCAAGAACGCCGCCGGCGAGATATGCGCGTTCATCGATGATGATGCATATCCCCGTCCCGACTGGCTGCGCAGCGCCGTTCCTTACCTGGATAAGCCGGAAATCGCGGCTGTCGGCGGGCCGGGCGTTACTCCTCCCGAGGACGGCCTGCTGGCGCAAGCAAGCGGGGCCGTCTACAGTTCTCCGATGGGGAGCGGACAGGCGCTGTACCGCTTCATTCAGCGCAAAGCCCGAGAGGTTGATGATTTTCCCGCCTTCAACTTGCTGGTGCGCACGGACATTTTGCGCAAGATCGGCGGCTTTTCCTCCACGTTCTACGGAGGCGAAGACACGAAGATGTGCCTCGAAATCATCAGGCTTGGCAAGAAGATTCTTTACCGCCCCGAGGTGGTGGTCTTTCACCATCGGCGCAGCCTTTTCTTCGATCACCTGAAACAGATCGCCAATGTCGGCCTGCATCGGGGATACTTCGCCAAGACGTATCCCGAAACGTCGCGACGCATGTTCTATTTCCTGCCCAGCATTGTGGTGACCATCTTGTTCTTCGGGTCTATCCTTTCAGTCTTCTCGAACGTCGTTGCCGCAATCCTCGTCATCAGCCTGCTCTGTTATTTTGGTTTCGCGCTGGTCTCGCTTTTGCCGGCAAGTCGGCTCGACGTGGCGTTGCTGGGCGCAATCGGAGTGATGTTGACCCATTTTGTATATGGAATAACTTTTATTCGGGGACTGATGCTGAAGCATTTGGACAGCTAG
- a CDS encoding glycosyltransferase family 2 protein, with protein sequence MLKSLKMKQSEPCICGTRTKNEFPGKLSVLMPAHDEGAGIYDNLGETFAFLRETSRDFEIIVIDDGSSDNTYEEAARFAADNSRVKLVKNKTNLGKGGALREGFKYSEGDTIVFIDADLDLHPSQLQLFFDHMRGADADVVIGSKRHPQSKLYYPFHRKIVSMVYFFMVKLLFRLPIHDTQTGLKLFKRQVLEKVFPQMLVKKFAFDLELLVLAHRHDFTIVEAPVVVDYRPNIGKKIRRWVRPTDIYTTWWDTMAIFYRLYILRHYDRY encoded by the coding sequence ATGCTAAAATCCCTCAAAATGAAACAGTCCGAACCCTGCATTTGCGGCACCCGGACAAAAAACGAATTTCCGGGCAAACTCTCGGTGTTGATGCCTGCTCATGATGAAGGGGCCGGCATTTATGACAACCTCGGAGAGACGTTTGCGTTCTTGCGCGAAACCAGCCGTGACTTCGAGATTATCGTAATTGACGACGGCAGCTCCGACAATACGTACGAAGAGGCTGCTCGTTTTGCGGCCGACAACTCGCGCGTCAAGCTGGTTAAAAACAAAACGAACCTCGGAAAAGGCGGCGCCCTGCGGGAAGGCTTCAAGTACAGCGAGGGAGATACTATCGTTTTCATCGATGCGGACCTCGACCTGCATCCGAGCCAGTTGCAGCTTTTTTTTGATCACATGAGGGGGGCGGACGCTGACGTCGTCATTGGCTCCAAGAGGCACCCGCAATCAAAGCTCTATTATCCGTTTCACCGCAAGATTGTGAGCATGGTATATTTCTTCATGGTCAAGCTGCTGTTCCGCCTGCCGATCCATGATACCCAGACGGGATTGAAACTTTTCAAGCGGCAAGTGCTCGAAAAAGTATTTCCGCAAATGCTGGTGAAGAAATTCGCTTTTGACCTGGAATTGCTGGTCCTGGCGCACCGGCACGATTTTACGATCGTTGAGGCGCCGGTGGTTGTGGATTACCGACCCAATATCGGCAAGAAGATCAGGCGCTGGGTTCGTCCGACCGATATCTACACAACGTGGTGGGACACCATGGCCATCTTCTACAGACTGTATATTCTGAGGCATTATGACAGATACTGA